The Streptomyces tendae DNA segment GCCCACACGGTCTTGCCGGGACCGCCCAGGCGGTCGGTGACGCCCCAGTCGTCGGCCAGGGAGGCGACGAGGAGGAGACCGCGGCCGGACTCGGACTCGGTGTCCATGGTGGAGAGGGCGGGGACGGACAGCCACCGTTCGGCGCGGGTGTCGGAGACTTCCACGCGTAGCCGTCCGCCCCCGGCCTCGGCGGCCAGCCTCACATGGAAGACCCACCCGGGACGCGTCCGTGCAGCACGGCATTGGCGCACAGTTCCGCGGTGATCAGGGTGAGCGTCTCGTTGACGGGGCTGTCGTAGGGGTGGCCCCAGGAGTGAAGGCACTGAGCCACGAAGAGCCGGGCCAAGCAGGCGCCGCGCGGGGTGGAGGTCAACGCCATGGCGAGCTCGGCGGAAGAGTCAGCGCCGGAAGCCACCGGCACGCCTGTCTCAGCGGAGGAAGTGCTGTGCATGCCGTCAGAGTGGGGCCGGTGATCGGCGTGTTACCAGCAGGTGCGCCTGTACGGGAGGGGGCTGTACATGTCTGGGTGCCGTCGTGTGGCGTCAAGGAAGCCGACGCAACCGTCCGTCGAGGGCCATCCGGCACATCAGCCGTATCCCTCCGGGCGAGGTCACCTGAGCACCGTCCAGATTGCACTTCCGGTTGGGTTCGTCGCAGCTGCCCTCGACCGCCATGCGCACCCACCCTTGACGCCCCGACCGGCATCCCCCATCCGGCCTGGGCTCTTCCCTGTCCGGACGCACCGCCCCCGTCCGCTTGACTTCGAGAGCACTCCAATTCGTAGCGTTTTGGACATGAGTACAGGACAGCACAAGATCGGCTCCGGTTTCGGAGCGACCAGCACCGCGGACGAGGTCCTGGCGGGCATCGATCTCACCGGGAAGCTCGCGATCGTCACGGGCGGCTACTCCGGGATCGGCCTGGAGACCACCCGGGCCCTCACACGGGCCGGCGCCCACGTCGTCGTCCCCGCCCGCCGCCGGTCCACCGCCGACGAGGCGCTGGCCGGTCTGAGCGGCGTCGAGGTGGACGAGCTCGACCTGGCGGACCAGGACAGCGTCCGCGGCTTCGCCGAACGGTTCCTGGCCGGCGGCCGGACCATCGACATCGTGATCGACAGCGCCGGCATCATGGCCTGCCCGGAGACCCGG contains these protein-coding regions:
- a CDS encoding ATP-binding protein — encoded protein: MEVSDTRAERWLSVPALSTMDTESESGRGLLLVASLADDWGVTDRLGGPGKTVWASVDVPGSAEPDPRLPQRQGANGGTAARRGSDRPPRR